The Mustela erminea isolate mMusErm1 chromosome 6, mMusErm1.Pri, whole genome shotgun sequence genome includes a region encoding these proteins:
- the LOC116592465 gene encoding LOW QUALITY PROTEIN: olfactory receptor 6C3-like (The sequence of the model RefSeq protein was modified relative to this genomic sequence to represent the inferred CDS: inserted 1 base in 1 codon), which yields MRNHTMITEFILLGISDDPQLQVVIFIFLFMAYVLSVTENLTIIFLILIXHLKTPMYYFLQNFSFLEITFTSVSISRFWGAIITNIKTISYNNCLVQLFFFIFIGLSEFFLLTAMSFDGYVAICKSLHYTTSISKKICTLLVFGSWLVEFLTIFPPLMLILQLDFCAFSVIDHFSCDCFPILQFSSSDTWLLERTGFYFAFVTLVFTLPLVILSYLCILSTILRIPSASQRKKAFSTCSSHLIVLSISYASCIFVYVKPSAKERASLTKGVAILNTSIAPMLNPFIYTLRNQQVKQAFRNLLHKVLLSRNK from the exons atgAGAAACCATACAATGATTACAGAGTTCATTCTCTTGGGCATCTCAGATGACCCACAGCTTCAGGTTgtaatctttatctttttatttatggcTTATGTATTAAGTGTCACTGAAAACCTAACCATCATCTTCCTCATCTTGA GTCATCTCAAGACTCCTATGTATTACTTCCTGCAGAATTTCTCCTTCTTAGAAATCACATTCACCAGTGTCTCTATCTCAAGATTTTGGGGGGCAATCATTACCAACATCAAGACCATTTCCTATAACAATTGTTTAGTTCaactatttttcttcatcttcataggtctttctgaattttttcttctcactGCCATGTCTTTTGATGGTTACGTTGCCATCTGCAAGTCTCTTCATTACACCACCAGCATAAGCAAAAAAATCTGCACCCTGCTTGTCTTTGGGTCCTGGCTAGTAGAATTTCTTACCATTttcccaccactcatgctcaTCCTCCAGCTAGATTTCTGTGCTTTCAGTGTAATTGATCATTTCTCTTGTGACTGTTTCCCCATCTTACAATTCTCAAGCTCAGATACGTGGCTTTTGGAGAGGACTGgcttttactttgcttttgtcACTCTGGTCTTCACTTTGCCATTAGTGATTCTCTCCTACCTGTGCATCCTTAGCACCATCCTGAGAATCCCATCTGCTAGTCAGAGGAAAAAGGCTTTCTCCACGTGTTCCTCTCACTTGATTGTCCTTTCCATCTCTTATGCGAGCTGTATATTCGTGTATGTCAAGCCTTCAGCAAAAGAAAGAGCATCACTGACCAAAGGAGTAGCTATTCTCAACACCTCAATTGCCCCCATGTTGAACCCTTTTATTTATACCCTGAGGAATCAGCAAGTAAAACAGGCTTTCAGAAACTTGCTTCATAAAGTGCTGCTttctagaaacaaatga